From the genome of Deltaproteobacteria bacterium, one region includes:
- a CDS encoding 4Fe-4S binding protein — MATGRIEIDFERCKACELCVPACPKNCIEIGERINRQGYTSAAFARPDDCTGCAICAETCPDACIRVWR; from the coding sequence ATGGCGACGGGACGCATCGAGATCGACTTCGAGCGGTGCAAGGCGTGCGAACTTTGCGTTCCCGCGTGCCCGAAGAACTGCATCGAGATCGGCGAACGGATCAACCGCCAGGGGTACACCTCCGCGGCGTTCGCGCGTCCCGACGACTGCACGGGGTGCGCGATCTGCGCGGAGACGTGCCCCGACGCATGCATCCGGGTGTGGCGATGA